A window from Lytechinus pictus isolate F3 Inbred chromosome 9, Lp3.0, whole genome shotgun sequence encodes these proteins:
- the LOC129268551 gene encoding soluble guanylate cyclase 88E-like translates to MYGLLIESVCEFIKEKFGEDNWLRIKEKSRVHEYTFVTHRMYSEKIIPRLGQAVQDVTGYSKEQFMDETGVQFVKFLNKYEYDRMLRVLGRSLRDFLNGLDNLHEYLRFSYPKMKPPSFFCTDESLEGLTLHYRTKRKGYTHYVKGQLRQVAKQFYNQEVSVIIVEEKQSSKDTFYVKFRINFDNKEYTERVRLSSVMNGHAQLRANLFFDVFPFHIVFGNDMKIRNSGKSIPTYSSFKREDSFNRIYVEF, encoded by the coding sequence ATGTACGGGTTACTTATAGAAAGTGTGTGCGAGTTCATCAAGGAGAAGTTCGGCGAGGATAACTGGCTGCGGATCAAAGAGAAGTCGAGGGTCCACGAGTACACCTTTGTTACACACAGAATGTACAGTGAGAAGATCATCCCTCGGCTTGGACAAGCGGTCCAGGACGTTACAGGGTACAGCAAAGAACAGTTCATGGATGAGACTGGTGTCCAGTTTGTCAAGTTTCTCAACAAGTACGAGTATGACAGAATGCTGAGAGTACTCGGTAGAAGCCTTCGAGACTTCCTCAACGGCCTGGACAACCTACACGAGTACCTGCGCTTCAGTTACCCCAAGATGAAGCCTCCGAGCTTCTTCTGCACCGATGAGAGCCTTGAGGGCCTCACCTTGCATTACAGGACGAAGCGCAAAGGCTACACCCATTACGTCAAGGGACAACTTCGACAGGTGGCTAAACAGTTCTACAACCAGGAAGTTTCTGTGATTATAGTCGAAGAGAAACAGTCGTCAAAAGATACCTTCTATGTTAAATTTAGGATTAACTTTGACAACAAGGAGTACACGGAGAGGGTGCGGCTTTCCAGTGTGATGAATGGACATGCTCAACTGCGGGCAAACCTTTTCTTTGATGTCTTTCCTTTCCACATAGTCTTTGGCAACgacatgaaaatacggaattcAGGTAAGTCCATTCCTACCTATTCATCTTTCAAGCGGGAAGATTCATTCAATCGCATATATgttgaattttaa